The Barnesiella intestinihominis YIT 11860 genome includes a window with the following:
- a CDS encoding DUF1893 domain-containing protein: MTTEKKQEIINRLFAEQCSCIICNNHEIRLFHERGVKDIYRLLKEEPDFLNGSFIADKVIGKAAAALMILGGVKEVFAGVISRPALSLFQSHGIEPEYKIETEYIINRTRTGWCPLESRCKNLETPEDCLAEIDDFMNTMKNI; this comes from the coding sequence ATGACTACCGAAAAAAAACAAGAAATCATCAATCGGCTCTTTGCCGAACAATGTTCCTGCATTATTTGCAATAATCACGAAATACGCTTGTTTCACGAACGAGGCGTAAAAGATATTTACCGATTATTGAAAGAAGAACCGGATTTTCTCAACGGATCATTCATTGCCGACAAAGTCATAGGAAAGGCCGCAGCGGCCTTGATGATCTTGGGAGGCGTAAAAGAAGTGTTCGCCGGTGTCATCAGTCGGCCGGCACTCTCCTTATTTCAATCTCACGGCATAGAACCCGAATACAAAATCGAGACAGAATACATTATCAACCGTACCCGAACCGGCTGGTGTCCGTTGGAGAGTCGTTGTAAAAATTTGGAAACTCCGGAAGATTGTCTCGCAGAGATAGACGATTTCATGAACACGATGAAGAATATATAA
- a CDS encoding TonB-dependent receptor, translated as MKTKLLLLFFALGEITASAQTDSLPNITKASNGKLIDAIQIHEVVVTGTRNETDIRHLPMTISVIDRKQIEQSMQPSILPILTQQVPGLFITARGIMGYGVSGGAAGGMSLRGIGSGSGRLMVLIDGHPQYMGLMGHPIADAYQSLMAERVEVLRGPASVLYGSNAMGGVINIVTRQLHEEGVKTNINLGYGSFNTLQSEVTNRIRKGGFTSLISGSYNRTDGHRRNMGFEQYGGYAKLGYEFSPYWNIRGDVNVTHFNASQPGEVTDPMIDADQSITRGMTSVAVENRYERTSGAVSFFYNWGDHWINDGYTANPDDKNSPKPYRFDSHDDMMGISWYQSAQLFTGNRLTAGVDYYRFGGKAQNRYVEGERNGEREHIVDKVQHEIAGYIDFRQDISHWLTLDAGIRIDHHSHIGTEWIPQAGLSFHLPGSIELKASAGKGFRYPTIREMYMFPPKNPDLRPESMWNYELAFAQRLLDGRLSYGINVFYIDGKNLIVAVPRAGATPLNMNTGKIDNTGVEAEAAYRIHPHWSIETNYSYLHMDNPVLGAPEHKFYAGAMFSKNRWTVSTGLQYVANLYTDVDHVQTEDFVLWNINGSFKVTEWFDIWARGENLLAQRYEINAGYPMPKATIMAGINVKF; from the coding sequence ATGAAGACAAAACTTTTACTTTTATTTTTTGCATTAGGAGAAATAACGGCATCGGCTCAAACAGACTCGTTGCCAAATATAACGAAAGCCTCTAATGGAAAACTGATCGACGCGATACAAATCCATGAAGTGGTCGTTACCGGAACTCGCAATGAGACCGATATTCGTCATCTGCCTATGACGATTTCCGTCATAGACCGTAAACAAATCGAGCAGAGCATGCAACCGTCGATTCTCCCTATACTTACCCAACAAGTACCCGGACTATTCATCACAGCCAGAGGTATCATGGGTTACGGTGTATCGGGAGGTGCGGCCGGTGGCATGTCGTTACGGGGAATAGGCAGCGGATCGGGTCGCTTGATGGTTCTCATTGACGGACACCCCCAATACATGGGATTAATGGGACACCCTATCGCCGATGCTTACCAATCGCTAATGGCCGAACGAGTGGAAGTCTTGCGCGGACCAGCCTCGGTATTGTACGGCTCGAACGCTATGGGTGGCGTTATCAACATCGTTACCCGCCAATTACATGAAGAGGGAGTAAAAACCAACATCAACTTAGGATACGGTTCGTTCAACACTTTACAGAGCGAAGTCACGAACCGCATTCGAAAAGGCGGATTTACCAGCCTGATAAGCGGTTCGTACAACCGAACCGACGGACATCGCCGAAATATGGGGTTCGAGCAATACGGGGGATATGCCAAACTGGGTTATGAATTTTCTCCCTATTGGAATATTCGCGGCGACGTAAATGTCACCCACTTCAACGCTTCGCAACCGGGTGAGGTAACCGACCCGATGATCGACGCAGACCAAAGTATCACCCGTGGTATGACCTCGGTTGCCGTAGAAAACCGCTACGAACGCACATCGGGAGCTGTGAGCTTTTTCTACAACTGGGGAGACCATTGGATCAACGACGGTTATACCGCCAACCCCGACGACAAGAATAGTCCCAAACCATACCGGTTCGACTCGCACGACGACATGATGGGCATATCGTGGTATCAAAGCGCACAGCTTTTTACCGGCAACCGCCTGACTGCCGGAGTTGACTACTACCGCTTCGGTGGCAAAGCACAAAACCGTTACGTCGAAGGTGAACGAAATGGAGAACGTGAACACATCGTCGACAAAGTACAGCATGAAATAGCCGGTTATATCGATTTTCGGCAAGACATCAGCCATTGGCTCACCCTCGATGCCGGTATCCGTATCGACCACCATTCGCATATCGGTACGGAATGGATTCCACAAGCGGGATTATCGTTCCATTTACCCGGCTCCATCGAATTGAAAGCAAGTGCAGGCAAAGGATTTCGCTATCCTACCATACGGGAAATGTATATGTTCCCGCCCAAAAATCCCGACCTTCGCCCAGAGTCCATGTGGAATTACGAACTGGCCTTCGCCCAACGTTTACTCGACGGAAGGTTGTCGTATGGTATCAATGTTTTTTATATCGACGGGAAAAATCTGATCGTCGCTGTGCCTCGTGCGGGAGCGACACCCTTGAACATGAACACCGGAAAAATAGACAACACCGGAGTCGAAGCGGAAGCTGCTTACCGTATTCACCCCCATTGGTCGATCGAAACCAATTACAGCTATCTGCACATGGACAATCCGGTACTCGGCGCACCCGAACATAAGTTCTACGCCGGAGCCATGTTCTCCAAAAATCGCTGGACTGTCTCCACCGGTCTCCAATATGTAGCCAATCTTTACACAGACGTAGACCATGTCCAAACCGAAGATTTCGTACTATGGAACATCAACGGGTCATTCAAAGTCA